The Oxalobacter aliiformigenes nucleotide sequence GCCGTTCAAAGCGAATACTCTCTCTGGTGGAGAAAACCCGAAGAAGAAGTACTCCCGACTCTGGAAGAACTCGGTATCGGTTTCGTTCCATACAGCCCGCTCGGAAAAGGTTATTTGACCGGTTCTTTCAACGAAAAAACCACGTTTTCTCCTTCCGATTTCAGAAGCGTTTTGCCGCGTTTCACGCAGGAAGCCATGAAAGCAAACAAGGACATGGTCGAACTGGTCAGAAAAATCGCCGGGCAAAAACAGACGACACCGGCCCGTATCGCACTGGCATGGCTGCTGGCGCAAAAACCCTGGATCGTTCCGATTCCGGGGACGACAAAACTGTCGCGTCTGGAGGAAAACATCGGTGCGACCGACATCGTGCTTGACGCCGGTGATTTGCTCGAAATCGATTATGCCGCATCGAAAATCCGGCTGACCGGTGCGCGATATCCCGAAAAACTGGAAAAACTGACCGGCCGCTGATCGAAATCTCCCCGGCATCCGGTCTTTATGGCTAAAGTGAACACAAAAATGAAACGGATTGACATGAAATGTTTGAATATACTGGCCAGTATCGCTATCGCGCTGTGCAGTATATTCCATTGTGCAAAGGCAGACACCATGAATGCTTATCAAGAAAAAGCGCTGAATCTCCGGCAGGAAAAAATCGTCACAATCGCCGCTTTTACCGCCAACGGTAATCTGGAAAAACTCAAAACGGCCCTGAACGAGGGGCTGGACGCCGGCCTGACCGTCAGCGAAATCCGGGAAATCCTGATCCAGATGTATGCCTACACCGGCTTTCCGAGAAGCCTGAATGGCATCAACACCTTCATGAATGTCATCAGCGAACGGCAAAAGAAAGGTATCGAAGACATCGCCGGCGAGGAACCCGCGGTTCTGCCAGCGGGAACGGACCGCGACGAATACGGGGAAAAAGTCAGAATGAAACTGGCGGGCATATCCACGCTGCCTCCAAAAAGCGGTTACCAGATTTTCGCCCCCGGTATCGATACGTTTCTGAAAGAACATCTTTTCGCCGACATTTTCGGACGCGGAGTTCTGGACTATTCCAGTCGTGAAATCGCCACCGTTTCGGCACTGGCCGCCATGACCGGTACGGAAGGACAGTTGCAGTTCCATATGGGCGCGGCCATGAACGTCGGCGTGACAGGAACGCAAATGGAAAACCTGCTTTCGGTTCTGAACGAGAAGGTCGGGACCCGGGAAGCTGTCATGGCCAGAAAAGTTTACGCCAGAGTGCAGGAAAACCGGGCAGAAAACCGCTGATCATTTGCGAATGAAACCCGTTGCCAGAATACCCGCAAATTCAGGGAGAAAACAATGGAAAATATCCGCAACAAAGTCGTCGTCATAACAGGCGATGGCAGCGGCATCGGTGAAGCCATTGCCGATGCCGTCGCCCACGCGATATCGCAGCCTGAAAACGCTTCCGTCAATGAAATCATACTCCGTGCGACAGCACAGGAATTCTGAAGGAAACCATCCAAATGAAAAGCAAAATCAGCAAACGGGTTCTGGTAACAACCCTCTTTTTCACTGCACTTCTTTCGACAGCCGGTATCGGTCATACAACCGATATCGCCGGACAATCCCTGCACCAGACAATCACCCGCAACGGCACACAACAGTCTTTCACCGGATCCGACCGTTATTTCACCGGCAACGTCAAAGTGGACATGCTGTTTACACCGACAACAGAACTGCCTGCATCGGGTGCTACCGTGACATTCGAACCGGGAGCGCGATCGGCATGGCATACCCACCCGGCCGGACAGACTCTGATCGTGACGTCCGGCATCGGGCTGACACAGGAATGGGGCAAACCGATCGTCGAGATTCACACCGGGGATATTGTCCGGTGTCCGGCCGGCATCAAGCACTGGCACGGAGCCAAACCGGACAGCGCCATGACACATATGGCCATTACAGGCGACGTTCATGGCAAAAACGTCGAATGGCTTGAAAAAGTGACGGATGAACAATATCGTGGCCGATGAGAGCTCCCGTGTCCAGATCATCCTATCCACCGAAACAGGCGACTGGAGCATATCTGTATGCTTTATCCGCCTGTTCTCCCCCAAACAGCAGACCTGCCGCAAACGGCATCCTGTTTTACAATAAATCCCTTTTTCACAACCGGACAATCTGTTGGTTATGTTTCATGTTTTCGCAGCCCTGATCGGACTTTATGTCATCGGGCGTTTCGTTCCTCCGCTTCCTGTCGGAACCCTCTGGAAATGGCTGATCGCATTCGTTATTCTGCTGGTTTCACAATACCATCTCGTCAACCGTCTTTTTCTCGGCGGCATGGCATCGCCGGAGGTCCCCTTCCCGGTACTCGCTTTTGGTGGATGGCTTTTCGGTGCATTCATTCTCCTGGCCGGTTTTCTGCTGATCAGGGATATTGTTTCCCTTTTTCTCTGGACTGCACACAAAACCGGCCTCATCCCGGTCAGCATCATTTTCGGTTACCGCTGGATGCTCGGCCTTGGCATGGCCTCCCTGCTGCTTTCGGCTGTCGGTGTCTGGCAAGCCGTTCGCATTCCCGATGTACGCCGGATCGATATCACTCTTGAGAAACTTCCGGCCGAACTGGATGGCCTGAAACTGGTTCAGCTCACGGACCTGCACGCCAGCCGGCTTTTCCAGGCCACCTGGATCCGTGCGGTCGTGAACAGGACGAATGCCCTGAACCCCGACCTGATTGTCATTACTGGCGACCTGGTCGATGGCAGTACCATCGACCGCGCA carries:
- a CDS encoding cupin domain-containing protein, which gives rise to MKSKISKRVLVTTLFFTALLSTAGIGHTTDIAGQSLHQTITRNGTQQSFTGSDRYFTGNVKVDMLFTPTTELPASGATVTFEPGARSAWHTHPAGQTLIVTSGIGLTQEWGKPIVEIHTGDIVRCPAGIKHWHGAKPDSAMTHMAITGDVHGKNVEWLEKVTDEQYRGR
- a CDS encoding carboxymuconolactone decarboxylase family protein, which gives rise to MKCLNILASIAIALCSIFHCAKADTMNAYQEKALNLRQEKIVTIAAFTANGNLEKLKTALNEGLDAGLTVSEIREILIQMYAYTGFPRSLNGINTFMNVISERQKKGIEDIAGEEPAVLPAGTDRDEYGEKVRMKLAGISTLPPKSGYQIFAPGIDTFLKEHLFADIFGRGVLDYSSREIATVSALAAMTGTEGQLQFHMGAAMNVGVTGTQMENLLSVLNEKVGTREAVMARKVYARVQENRAENR
- a CDS encoding metallophosphoesterase, whose protein sequence is MFHVFAALIGLYVIGRFVPPLPVGTLWKWLIAFVILLVSQYHLVNRLFLGGMASPEVPFPVLAFGGWLFGAFILLAGFLLIRDIVSLFLWTAHKTGLIPVSIIFGYRWMLGLGMASLLLSAVGVWQAVRIPDVRRIDITLEKLPAELDGLKLVQLTDLHASRLFQATWIRAVVNRTNALNPDLIVITGDLVDGSTIDRAPDVAPLADLKARLGVFAVTGNHEYYSNYINWMKAFRRLGLNILGNEHVLIADRDRALVLAGVTDRVAANFGLPEPDIGKALSGAPGDLPVILMAHQPKGSSTYASAGVDLQLSGHTHGGQVLGIHWITRMANDGYVSGLYRVGDMQLYVSNGTGLWNGFPVRLGKPSEITEIVLHTPARHHPEPDRQKP